The nucleotide sequence agagtcgtctgcgactggacctaacagtcaggggtacctttacctttatagaagaTCTAAATGGAGGGAGAAAATAAGAACCAGAGCTGGTGGaaacacatttttgcagcttGCAGCTTGCAACTTACAATACACAAAATCCAATGTATATTTCTTAAATTAAACAGGGTATTTAACTGCAACCCACATGACTACTAGCCCAAGAAACAGAATCAAAATACCCTTAACACTCTTAATTTCATCAGGAATTATGAAAAAATTATCAGTACTTCTATTGTTTAGTGGAATATAATTATTATCTGCTGGTTTACCATCTTCTGCAAAAGGCCAGCGTGAAGTAGCTGCTGCTACCCTTTGCCGTGATTGCATTTGTAAGTGACTGGAGTGGAGTGGTTGAATGTTCCCAGGTGTTTTTGAAAAGGAAGCATATCTCTTATTTTCCTTGTACATGGCTCTAATGGAATTAAACGGCATTGCATTTGAATCCATCCAGCACATAAGATCGTTGGCACGCTGTTGAAAGATGTTTATTAGCGCAATGACATCTCCTTCTGCATTGTGACTGTTCGGAGGATATTCTCTGTAGAATTTAAAATACAAGTCACGAAGAGCATATTTTTTCCTGCTGCCAGGTGCGCTAGGTTGGTATGCAAACTGCTGAAGCTGGTTGTTCTCGCTGTCCAAGGCTTTCATGGCTTTAATAGTATCTGCACAATAGATTTCGTCAAGGGCTAAGTGACCCAGCGCAGAGAGTTCAGCTTTCAGCAAAGGAAAATCATAACCATAGCCGTTGTGTGCTACCAAACAGATTGGTGGGTGCTGCCGTCTTAAGAAGGCTGCAATCATGTGCAAAAGATGCAAGTTAAAGGTTTGCTTTCTGTTCATGGCAAACGCTTCATTTGTCAGTCCTGTAATGGAACTTGCCGCCGGGGTGAATGGCTTGTCTGGGTTAATGCAAACGGACAGCTTATCTGCTAAACGTGGTAAGAGAGGTTTTGGGCAAGGATTGCCGTATTGAGGATTCTCCAAGGAATGTCTAGGCACAGCAAACAGGCACATTTCTGCAATTTTAGGCTGCGAGGGTGGTAAGCCTGTTGCTTCCAGGTCCATAAAAACAAATGTCTCAATGGGTTTGGAGGGAGTCACAGATGTTGGCCACATTTTCAGGTCTAGGAGGAAGAAAGAACAGTGAAAATTTGGGAAAGGCACAAGTTGGCCAGTGCAATGTATAGACCTCATGTTAATACTATGCCATAGTTACCCTTCCTTTCACCCTCTCAGTGTGGCCAAAAATGCTTTAATAAATGAAGCAGACACACAGCGGCAAGCCGCAGATACACGGGAATAAGTCCCATGCTCAGGTCATTCGGGGCTACACTACCGACGCCATTGCACCGCTTCGCAAAGGAGCTGAGCTTCATAAAATCAGAATCCTTGGAAggacctcctgcaatgcagcaatcacagctaaggaagGCTGCATGAACCTTCCTACTGGGGGGCAAGAAGGACTCTGTCACACCGATGTAGGGGTTTGTATGGGCTGCGGGCACCAAGCGCCCACTCTACCCTCGAACTAGACCGGAGAGGTTTCTTCTCGACCTTGGAGGGAAGTCCGTGTTTTCTCCTGAGCCAGACCTCCGGGCGCCTCAAGGGCAGGTGGCTCCACAGCGAAGAGTCGCGAGGGCGCCCTGTCTGGAAAGAGCCGCGCGCCCCTTTCTCCTCCCGGGAGCTGAGTAACGCGACAGAGGCCCGAGTTCGTCTTCCTGTGGCTGAGGGCCAGGAAGCGATCAAAGCGGTTCCCAACCCCATGTTAAGCATGGCCGCATTCGCCGTGTAAATGCTTGGGAATCCTGTCTATGAACCCAAGAAAATGGCGCCGTCCTCCTGCAGGGGCCACTGGCGTGAAAGGGAGACGATGTGCCCGCATTGCCGCGTTTTGGGTTGCGCAAACGGCCCTCTCAGAGGAGGGAAATGTTAGGACTGCCAAGCTCGACTCCCACCCCTTTCCCTTCACGACCGCGCCTTATTACTACCTTAACCCCTAAATTCAAGAACAGCAGCGGGACCAAACGGCATTTCCCTTTCCGTTTTGCAAGCGGTCGGACTCGGAGCCTCCCGTTTAAAATACATACTGGAGTAGAATGGCGCGCAGGCAGCCTTCCGCGATGTAGACCTTCTCTCCCGTCCAGCGCCTCCTTCACCCctttatgatttttattttattttgatctgCCATTAGGCGTTGGAAAGCCGCTCCCAAAGTTCCGGATGAAACCGAAAGCTCAAGTTCAGCTCCTCCCTGGCCACAGTATTGCCAAATCAGGATCTCACAAAGCTTTGGAGCTCGTGGAAAAAGAACCATGTTTAAATCTGTGCGTGTTACTGCAGCATCTAGCTTTGCCAGGGTACCGTACTGTTTATAACCTGTTTTGgcttggaaaaaaagaatcagCAATAACTGTCactgaattctttgggggggaaactgcaagaggaaagcaagtaGGTTGTTCTCAAATCCACAGACAAAATAACTAGCTACAAATACTTTATACAGATAACAAAAAGGGGCTTACATTCAAGGTAAGAGTAATAAGAGAGCAATTGTAGAACCTGCCCAAACTTTATAAGCAGCAGTCACCAGCCAAGCAGGCTTTCAATGACACTGAGACCACTTGTTAGTTGATTGTGGCTCATGCTAATAGCAAAAGGATAACAGGGGACAGAAATGGGAATGGTTTGCTCCCGTTCCACATTTAAAATTTTGTAAGCATATATAGGTCAATTATTTTCATTATGGCTATAATATATAACTGGCAGAGCATTAGAATGAGTCGTGTTATTCAAtcaattctgttttaaaaagccTATTTTTTCAGCTTGGTGAAGACTTTTACAATTCAGATACTGAGGTAGCCCTGTCATTTTTCATATGCATTAGGTTAAATATTTTGCTCCCGCTTATTTAAATAAAGGTTAACTGTATGCATTTCTCTGTCCTCACATCTCACAGAAGCATATTTGTTTCTGTTCAGTAGCTAGAGCTTTAGacctactactgggaaaatcagaaataatACGGACATCATAACAAAACAAGTACCTGTTCTCTAAGTTGCAATCCTATGATTTTGGTATTGCCCACTGCAAGCAGAAGCACTTAAAACACTAATTAAATTGATTCTGCTGTAACATGCTTACACAACTTTAAAACTGATTTCACTACTAAGTGCTGGAAGCACAGATGTTATTAAATACACATGTGAGGTCTTGTTTTTAGTGACTCAGTCCCTGACGTAGCATAATTCCTAGAAGGGTAACTCAATACACTCCTATAATTCCCAGACACTTTCCCCCCCTTACAGCTAGACAATTCTTACTTGTGAACAGCACCACTTTGAAACTGATCAAGAATGAGGGCGGCTCCCTCTTGAAATGCAATACTTTAAAGATTTATTTCAGTCGAAGGCAGAAATATTAGAACCAGGCACTCAGGAAGTATGAGATATACTGCTGCATTTCTAGTGGAGAAGTTTATGAAAGAGACCTAGGCAAACTGGGGCAAGGTACTTCTAGGAGATTCGGTGTATGCATTTAAAAGCCTAAGATGAGATCACTGCATGGCAGAAGCAGGACTCTGGCATTCTAACTCCTATGTGCTTAGAACTCTGTGATGGAGAGCAGGGACAAGTGCTCTAGCGCTGCTTCCTCATTTATTGGAtactgtttccatgcgctgctctggttttggtgttctgttgcgccagaagcggcttagtcatgctggccacatgacccggaaaacctgtctgcggacaaacactggctccctcggcctgcaaagcgagatgaacgctgcaaccccagagtcgtctgcaactggacttaactgttcggggtcctttacctttaccgtatgCGCTACTGAGGAGAGCCTGTTCTGTTCACTGAGGCCCTCCATGCTATTTAGAAGCCTAGAAAATCCTGGCTCCGACCCTGCCCtgttacagagttaaaaacagggAAGGAGGATGTACCTGCAGCCAGTCACCTTAAAGCAGATTCTGCAGTGAGAAATACCTTCACAGGTATGCAACATAAGGCTAAAAGTGTCAGAAAGGGTGAGTGCAAAAGTGTGCAGAGCAAGGGATGGGATATTTTACACAGACATGCAAAATCAGAGGTAACTACACCCTCTGCACACACCCTTCTCCCCATCCTAGCAAGTGAGAAGGATTATCACCATTCATGTTCCACACAAACTGAAGCAAGGGCTTATGGAGGGACATGGTCAGGGGGGTCCTGAGGACAAagcagagaggcttggagggatGCATTCCCACTTCTGACAAACAGTTCAATCCTATGCTAGTCAATTTAGAATGAAGACCCACTGACTTTAACGAAACTCATGCCCTTGTGAAACATTTATAGGGTTGCAGCCACAGACAGGAAGTTGATTGTATGTTTTAGGAACACAAGCATTCTtctgaaaatacagtaaaatacatatttaaacagGTTCCCACAATATTCAGTGATCTAAGGAGAACAACATTTGAAGAGCAAAGCAGTCCTTCCCATAAACACAGAAACAgctttttagattttatttttaatatcagaTCCATAAGCCACCAGTGTTATATTACAATATATTAGGCTGCAAATTCAGTGAgtaaagcagttaaaaaaaaaaaaaaccaacatacTGCTTCCATTGGAATAGTTCCTGGTTACTGGACACTTGGGACAAGTTTATTATATCCAAATTTGCCTTTTCTAGAAAGTAAACCAATATATTCTTGAACCAAGATTAGCTGCAGTCAATTTCTTGATCCTCAACTTCTGGTTCCAATGGGTACAGTTCATCCAATGCAAGTTCTGAGGGGGGGAAACATGTATCTTATGAGTGAAAGAATTTCCCggtggacaccaactcccatcatccttgacccattagccatgctggctggggctgatgggaactagggtccagcaacatctggggtgccaaggtttctcatccctgcctTATAGTGCGGTAAAGAGAAATGGAGGAAAATGTGGACCCTTGTAAAGACTCCCAATTTCCATTAGCCACAACCCATCAGCCACTGTGACCAATGGTCGGAGATGGTGgatgttgtagtccagaaacatctgaacAGCCACAGCCTCCTCACCCCTTGTGCTGACAAACCCTGTTCTAGCCCAATGCCTTTGGCACTGACTACAAGCAACTCTTCAAGGTCataggtctttcccagccctggtgCCTCAGGTACTTTTAATGGGAGTAATAGTGTTTAACGTTGCACTACTATTGATCTACAGTTCTTTGTCTAAATTATTCCCAGAGGACCTTATTGTTGCTTCTTCTCTGGCATAGTAACAGCTTTCCTAGTACCATTCCTCGTGTGAAACCCAGGCAGCCATCTTTTTCAAATAGCTAATATTTAGATACTGGCCACATTCCTATGTTGTACTAATCCATGGTTTAGCAGTGCATTCCTGACTTGCAGGAAACTTTGGACTTGTacacttccctcctccttcctttatGCACAGCTTGGAGGAATTTAGAAGCTCTCAATTGCACTTTGCATAACGATGATTTATTGAGTTGTCTGGACTGATAAGCTGTGTTAACAGAAACATGTTTAAACCATGTTTTTTTTTGAAGATGACTTGTTTAAATGAACCGTAATTAAGTTTAACCACAGTTCTGAGTCTAGACAACTAAACAAGCTGTGGTTAGCCAAAGGCAGAAGCACATGCTTCTGAACTCCTCTTCCCAGCCATGTTGGAGGAGTGGGTAGTGTGTGGACCCAAGACTTActgcagcttcttcctgctcatgcacatcatgctaagccaGATCCTAAACGTAGAAGCTGCATTATGGCAACTCAGACTgttgatccatccagctcagtattcccaaacttgggtctccagctgtttttttttaggactacaattcccatcatctctgaccactggtcctgctagctagcgatgatgggagttggagtccaaaaacagctggagacccaaggttgggaaaccctgggctagaAGATATATATATCAGTGCTCAGGGCTCAGCAGCAGATTCACATGCTCAACTACAGCAAAGTGTAAAGTAATGAAGTGGAGTATTAACATTAAAATATGGTCACAATTCATCAAGGAATATAGCTGCAAACTGCAGAGAGGCAATGCTAAAACTGGTCCCAGAATACCATGTACTTCACTTGTATTGCTACGGCATATTTATCTTCCTAccctattattactactacaggAATTGGTAACAGCACAACCCACTGTGCCAATCCAATTCAAAACTGTAATGTGCGCATGCAAAGTGAATGTTTCTCCTTTGCTAGAACCAATGAATTTAAACGCGGCCTTAGATTCATTGGTTCTAGCAAAGGAGAAACATTCACTTTGCATACGCAGTAAATTGGCATGATGTCCAGTGATCAGTACTGAAGTCagtgaataataaaaaagctaggAATCTTAAAGCTGCAAGCCTGTGCACACCTGCTTGAagacaagtcccactgaacttggtACTCaggtttacttctgagaaaacatgcacgGCTGCAGGTTACTTTTAATGATATCAATATTCACTAAGATACACATATTTCACGCCAGCAGCCTCACCTTCACAGGCTTTCAGATCTGGAACTTTTCTGAGGATGGCTCTGACACCAGGCATGACGTGATCATATTGATGAAGCACTTCCAGGCAATGTTCATGGAAGAGTTTATCCCTTTGAGACAAACTGTGTAAGAGCAAAACAGTGTCCCGTAAAAACCGAACAACTTGCTTTCCACGCACATCAAACAAGTTTCCTTCCACCCTTCTGACCGTCAGCCATTGTCTATGCATCATTATAATAAGAGCCTTCACTACCTGTAGGAGAAAGCACAACACAGTTCTCAAACATGGCTTCTCCACTGCTgccattttgcaaagagaaactcatggaggataaggctatcaatggctacttgccatgtTGCCTATGTTCTACCGCCACTAtcggaggcagcatgcctctgggTACTagctgctgggaatcccaagtggggagagtgctgttgcacttaggtcctggcttgcgggcttcccatacgTACccagttggtcactgtgaaaacaggatgctggactatgagggccctttggcctgatcaagcagtgCTCTTATATTCCTATGGAAGTGTACTCATAGAATtaatgaattgtagagttggaagggactctgagggtcatctaatccaaccccctgcaatgcaggaatctcagctaaagcatccataactctgcttaaaagcctccaagaaaAGAGAGTCTACTACCTCCAGAGGAAGtgtattccactgtcaaacagctcttaccatcagaatgttcttcctgatgttcagtcagaatatcctttctattaacttgaatccattggttcgagttctaccctccagagcaggagaaaacaagctttgctccatcttccatgtgacagcccttaagatatttaaagatggctctcatatattctctcactctcctctttcccaggctaaacatacccagctccctcaaccattcctcataaggcttggtttccagacccttgatcatcttgatgcAGTACAGAAAAGTAAAACTGTTATTATAAATATTAATGATTCCTAAATCACATGCTATAACAGGAAAGTGTTCCTTTCTAGTAAGATTACACTGATAATGCATCATGGATGGGTTAATttttcacatttaaaataaatacagacaAACTTGCTGAAACCGGAATTATGCCGTAAAGGCCTCATTGCATTCAGTGGGTTACCTCAGAGTTGCACTGGCAGTCTGTTCCAACCAGTGAAACAGAGTTGCTGCAGCACTGCGCACACTTGGTCAGCAAGCGAACAGTCTAagacaaaacgaaacaaaaaccaaAGAACAGACTATGTAGGTGTCAAGatgaagcaggggaggggaggaagcaaaTGTCCTTAAATTATCAGACTCACAGTGCACTCTCAAACTAAGCCTCATTAAATTCAACAGGATGTAAGGAAGTCTGCAATCCTCTGCacgtgtacagtcgtaccttggttatcgaacttaatctgttccgggagtccgttcaactcctgaaaccattcaaaaaccaaggcacagcttccaattggctgcaggagctgcctgcactcaagcagaagctgcgtcggaagttcggcttccgggaaaacattcgcaaaccagggTTTGCTgagttcgggagccgatttgtttgacaactaagccgttcgagaaccaaggtatgactgtacctggGGAAAAACCTTCAAAGCAATGTGCATTGGACCGACTTTAGTATCAGTTTTAATACGCTCATTCAATAGCAAATTAACCAGGGGTAGCTCCAGGTTAGAGGAGGCCCTGCCTGTTAGGCTTCCCACCTGTTTCTGAGTGGTCTCCACTCAACACATCACCCCATAACTGCCCCCTTTCCTCCCATGGCTGGATACGCACAACACAAACCCCACTTCAGTAATTCTGGGCACACATTCCCTCCTCTTTTCCTAACTGGGGTTGGACTTGGCAGGCAGCaggagaggcagcaggctggggtGCCCAGCGGTGACAATCCCCGAGGTGCCAGAGGGAGTGCCTGGCTTCTACTGCTTGCTGCCTGCAGCAAGAAGGTATCTGACTTCCTCGCTGCTGGTTTCCACAAAAAAAACCTTCTTCAGGTATGCACATTTAGGGTTAACAAAACCTGCCAAGGAAGCTTGTGGGGCTCAGCACTAAGCCGCAATCCCCCCCATCAGCATTTCCTGTTAAATTAAGAAATTGAACCTTTATTCCAAACTCACACTTTTAATACCACACAGAGATGCACACCCTTTTACCTCTTGTTCCAACTGCAGCCAACACATCTCGGACGCTGACTTATCTGGTCGTGATGTAATATACGTGTACAGTGCCAAGAGGAGACAGGTTTCTATAAAAAGAAATGTGTAGTAATAAAAGTGTTTCTATGTTATCCATTAGTAATGCTAATGCACTGCCTTAAAAAAGTACAAAGTTATTTTGAATAGAAGCTCCCTGGGCCTTTTCATATAAAAACTTAAGTAGCATTAAAAACCA is from Lacerta agilis isolate rLacAgi1 chromosome 2, rLacAgi1.pri, whole genome shotgun sequence and encodes:
- the LOC117041708 gene encoding three-prime repair exonuclease 1-like, translating into MWPTSVTPSKPIETFVFMDLEATGLPPSQPKIAEMCLFAVPRHSLENPQYGNPCPKPLLPRLADKLSVCINPDKPFTPAASSITGLTNEAFAMNRKQTFNLHLLHMIAAFLRRQHPPICLVAHNGYGYDFPLLKAELSALGHLALDEIYCADTIKAMKALDSENNQLQQFAYQPSAPGSRKKYALRDLYFKFYREYPPNSHNAEGDVIALINIFQQRANDLMCWMDSNAMPFNSIRAMYKENKRYASFSKTPGNIQPLHSSHLQMQSRQRVAAATSRWPFAEDGKPADNNYIPLNNRSTDNFFIIPDEIKSVKGILILFLGLVVMWVAVKYPV